A window of the Fusarium poae strain DAOMC 252244 chromosome 3, whole genome shotgun sequence genome harbors these coding sequences:
- the ATG1 gene encoding Serine/threonine-protein kinase (BUSCO:6066at5125), with the protein MAGPQESSTSSGSRKSGSRAVGQFNIGSEIGKGSFAQVYLGWHKETKAAVAIKSVELERLNKKLRENLYSEIQILKTLRHPHIVALHDCLESTSHINLIMEYCELGDLSLFIKKREKLATHPATHDMARKYPSAPNSGLHEVVIRHFLKQLTSALEFLRSKNYVHRDVKPQNLLLLPSRPFRDQRSRPVMQASQDSLIPISGLASLPMLKLADFGFARVLPSTSLADTLCGSPLYMAPEILRYERYDAKADLWSVGTVLYEMSTGRPPFRARNHVELLRKIEAAEDVIKFPKEVSITPELKALIRSLLKRSPVERLSFENFFTHQVVTSEIPGLVEDDIPKPPRQEPRELRSAFQAGSPSLSSRSPRQTGHESPTEGLASRSPREKQPRSPQVGSPGEGRYARRSNESQRVTGNSPREGGEGLGIRRPVAHHAATAPVQHVVHDQATGRNRVSPPTSLLNQARRNRALSNPPITEEERAAQDVALEREYVVVERRHVEVNALADELAANEKLGDASQRSGPMTRRYTQQGAPTSTTGAISTPSSRNALVTQRHDRKSSYEKALSASPGSASSAISKAIQDASLRLFGFKVPPLRASPKGPSPPLYQAFPTYPTPQAPVGLLGDGRNAQGTDEDGKAAQTIEELATRSDCVYGFAEVKYKQLVPLAPSADHILGGLEPEQLANEEDGLTVEAIVALSEEALVLYVKSLTLLARAMDIASLWWSKKSRGDTGTGLSAAAAQTVVQRINAVVQWVRQRFNEVLEKSEVVRLKLTEAQKQLPEDHPSHPSNHGTESIASSVGSPTKQVYLTPGISAEKLMYDRALEMSRAAAIDEVTNENLSGCEISYITAIRMLEAVLDNDEESGSETRRLSTGKETEREAVKEVSGGELDSDEEAHVRKMIKMITGRLAAVRKKQQMIAEANSKTKLAYQQAVRRRSGDMTPRSVPSYASS; encoded by the exons ATGGCGGGCCCACAGGAGTCTTCGACCTCCTCAGGGTCCAGGAAGTCAGGCAGTCGTGCTGTAGGACAGTTCAATATCGGCTCCGAGATTGGCAAAGGCAGTTTTGCTCAGGTGTATCTGGGCTGGCATAAG GAAACCAAAGCTGCTGTCGCCATAAAGTCGGTCGAACTTGAACGCCTAAATAAGAAGCTAAGGGAGAATCTCTACAGCGAAATCCAAATTCTCAAGACGTTACGCCACCCACATATTGTCGCCCTCCATGACTGCCTCGAATCAACAAGCCATATCAACTTGATTATGGAATATTGCGAGCTTGGTGATTTGTCcctctttataaaaaaacgAGAGAAGCTCGCCACACATCCTGCCACACATGACATGGCACGCAAATATCCCAGCGCGCCGAATTCTGGCTTGCATGAGGTTGTCATTCGACATTTCCTAAAACAGCTGACTAGTGCCCTCGAGTTTCTGCGCAGCAAAAATTACGTTCATCGAGACGTCAAGCCTCAGAATCTACTATTGTTACCCTCACGACCCTTCAGAGACCAAAGGAGTCGCCCAGTCATGCAAGCCAGCCAAGATTCATTAATTCCGATTTCTGGTTTGGCGTCTTTACCTATGCTCAAACTTGCCGACTTCGGCTTCGCCCGAGTGCTTCCCTCCACTTCCCTGGCCGATACCCTTTGTGGGTCCCCCCTGTACATGGCCCCAGAAATTCTCCGATACGAACGATATGATGCGAAAGCCGATCTTTGGTCAGTGGGAACTGTGCTCTATGAGATGAGCACAGGTCGTCCTCCGTTCCGGGCCAGAAATCATGTCGAGTTGTTAAGAAAGATTGAAGCCGCAGAGGATGTCATCAAATTTCCGAAGGAGGTGAGCATCACTCCTGAGCTTAAGGCTTTGATCCGAAGTCTCTTGAAGAGAAGTCCAGTCGAACGTCTCAGCTTTGAGAATTTCTTCACACATCAGGTAGTCACCAGTGAAATTCCTGGTCTCGTAGAGGATGACATTCCCAAACCACCCAGACAAGAACCACGAGAGTTGAGGTCAGCGTTTCAAGCGGGCTCACCATCGCTGTCGTCCCGCAGCCCCCGCCAAACCGGTCATGAGTCCCCGACGGAAGGTCTCGCCTCTAGATCTCCTCGAGAGAAACAGCCGAGATCACCACAGGTGGGAAGTCCGGGGGAAGGTCGATATGCTCGGCGATCGAATGAAAGCCAACGTGTCACTGGCAACTCCCCTCGTGAAGGTGGAGAGGGCTTGGGCATCCGCCGCCCTGTAGCTCATCATGCCGCGACTGCTCCTGTTCAGCATGTTGTTCATGATCAAGCAACGGGCCGCAATAGGGTCTCGCCACCCACCTCTCTATTGAACCAGGCACGTAGAAATAGAGCATTGAGTAATCCTCCCATCACTGAGGAGGAAAGAGCAGCCCAGGACGTGGCACTGGAGCGAGAATATGTTGTGGTTGAGAGACGACATGTTGAAGTCAATGCTCTAGCCGACGAGCTGGCAGCCAACGAGAAACTCGGCGATGCTTCGCAGAGATCTGGACCCATGACTCGACGGTATACCCAACAGGGAGCACCCACGTCCACGACAGGAGCAATTTCGACTCCATCTTCTCGTAATGCGCTGGTGACTCAACGCCATGACCGGAAGTCATCATACGAGAAAGCTCTTTCTGCCAGCCCTGGCTCAGCATCGAGTGCTATTTCCAAAGCCATCCAGGACGCCAGTCTACGACTCTTTGGATTTAAAGTTCCTCCGCTGCGAGCTTCACCTAAAGGCCCATCTCCGCCACTTTACCAAGCCTTCCCAACATACCCAACACCCCAAGCACCTGTTGGGCTGCTAGGAGACGGCAGAAATGCCCAGGGCACCGATGAGGATGGGAAAGCTGCACAAACTATAGAGGAGCTCGCAACCCGAAGTGACTGCGTTTATGGATTCGCCGAAGTCAAATACAAACAACTCGTTCCACTGGCGCCCTCCGCGGATCACATCTTGGGCGGTCTTGAGCCTGAACAGCTGGCTAACGAAGAAGACGGGTTGACTGTGGAAGCAATTGTGGCTTTATCTGAGGAAGCTCTTGTTTTGTACGTCAAGTCGCTTACTCTTCTCGCCCGAGCCATGGACATAGCTAGTCTCTGGTGGTCAAAGAAGAGCCGAGGAGACACGGGCACTGGTTTGTCCGCGGCAGCAGCGCAGACGGTTGTTCAGCGCATAAACGCTGTGGTACAGTGGGTTCGTCAACGATTCAACGAAGTGCTGGAGAAGTCCGAGGTTGTCCGTCTGAAACTCACAGAGGCGCAGAAGCAACTACCTGAAGATCATCCCAGCCACCCATCCAACCATGGCACTGAGTCAATTGCTTCCTCGGTTGGAAGTCCCACAAAGCAAGTCTATCTCACTCCGGGTATCAGCGCAGAGAAACTTATGTACGATCGGGCTTTGGAGATGAGTCGGGCTGCGGCCATCGATGAAGTCACCAACGAAAATCTTTCTGGTTGCGAAATATCGTATATCACAGCTATTCGGATGCTTGAGGCTGTATTGGACAACGATGAGGAATCGGGCTCCGAAACACGAAGGTTGTCTACGGGTAAAGAGACTGAGAGAGAAGCTGTCAAGGAAGTAAGCGGAGGCGAGCTTGACAGCGATGAGGAGGCTCACGTCCGAAAGA TGATTAAGATGATCACAGGACGACTTGCTGCTGTGCGCAAGAAGCAACAAATGATTGCCGAGGCCAACAGCAAAACAAAACTTGCTTACCAGCAGGCAGTGCGCCGTCGCAGCGGCGATATGACACCACGAAGTGTTCCCTCGTATGCATCTTCATGA
- a CDS encoding hypothetical protein (TransMembrane:10 (i148-171o222-245i328-346o379-403i415-433o453-474i495-513o553-574i581-603o628-653i)~BUSCO:5041at5125), which translates to MAGQEPDGSEPPSPRTARRHPPLPRNRSAGELDERTPLLTTSRSHIRISTASSSRQHRGTLSREHSYLGPYHGSRNHSRHPSWSSRLVNALSDRHESSMTESKGTIFPDERMWYDQFTSTDWVHDAIADSHRVKELRSRKDFWGRLRVIFDGAQGWILSALCGFIVALMAYTVDVAESTVFDFKEGHCTRGWYLNKKRCCPDITCDDWETWSYKLDNPFGEIWSSFVIYMAFVLLLAAMACWMALWTKTVVPSAYQLTTLDENLAVDNIQHTYDDSNESESSTPQPEAEPKPENPPMVYYSAAGSGVAEVRVILSGFVLHGFLGARTLIVKMVALILSVASGMSLGKEGPYVHMAACVGNILCRIFSKYDRNDGKRREVISAAAAAGVAVAFGAPLGGVLFGLEEVSYFFPAKTLFRTFFCCIVAALSLKFLNPYGTHKIVMFEVRYLVDWEYFELVSFIFVGVIGGALGALFIKASKFWAQSFRKIKLIKKYPLLEVLLVALVTGLMSYWNSLTKLPVAELLLNLASPCEGSNVDWEERALCPGSIDEIPPILSHLFVALLIKGFLTVITFGIKVPAGIYVPSMVVGGLMGRIVGHIVQWAVLRVPDWGIWGDCAFSRDGSCIQPGVYGLIAAGATMCGVTRLSVTLAVILFELTGSLDYVLPFSLAILVAKWTSDAIEPNSIYDLLTSMNSYPFLDNKHKPIFTEDLADIVPRIRKERIIDITNSPVVPATSLRIKLELLHRAGELDGGLPIVRHGILVGLIPAPDLGFALDQLQNEATDVCLMDRVPSIDEDDQSHDPTDFTPYIDPAPVALDIKSPMDLVYELFSKLGLRYICVLKDGRYAGMTHKKTFVRYMREHED; encoded by the exons ATGGCAGGACAAGAGCCAGATGGCTCCGAGCCGCCCTCGCCACGAACTGCCCGTCGACACCCACCTCTACCCCGAAACCGTTCTGCCGGGGAACTTGATGAACGAACTCCCTTACTCACAACTTCAAGATCGCACATTCGGATCAGTACAGCAAGCTCGAGTCGTCAGCACAGGGGTACACTGTCGCGGGAACACAGTTACTTAG GCCCATATCATGGCTCGCGAAATCACAGTCGACATCCTTCTTGGAGTTCGAGACTGGTTAATGCCCTCTCAGATCGACACGAATCCTCCATGACCGAATCCAAAGGTACCATTTTCCCCGATGAGCGCATGTGGTATGATCAATTTACCAGTACCGACTGGGTCCACGATGCCATTGCCGATTCCCACAGGGTCAAGGAACTGCGTAGTCGTAAGGACTTTTGGGGCAGGTTACGCGTTATCTTTGACGGTGCCCAAGGCTGGATCTTGAGCGCGCTGTGTGGCTTTATCGTCGCGTTAATGGCCTATACGGTTGATGTTGCCGAATCTACTGTCTTTGATTTCAAAGAAGGCCACTGTACCAGAGGCTGGTATCTCAACAAAAAG AGATGTTGCCCCGATATCACCTGCGATGACTGGGAGACATGGTCGTATAAGCTGGACAATCCCTTCGGAGAGATCTGGAGCAGCTTCGTGATTTACATGGCctttgttcttctcctcgcTGCGATGGCTTGCTGGATGGCGCTTTGGACCAAGACTGTGGTTCCCTCAGCGTACCAACTAACGACTCTTGATGAGAACCTGGCAGTCGATAACATCCAACATACATACGACGATTCAAATGAAAGCGaatcatcaacaccacagccAGAAGCTGAGCCAAAACCAGAGAACCCACCCATGGTTTACTATTCAGCGGCTGGCAGCGGAGTTGCTGAGGTTCGTGTCATACTGAGCGGTTTCGTTCTGCACGGTTTCCTGGGCGCCAGGACCTTGATTGTCAAGATGGTGGCCCTGATTTTAAGTGTTGCCTCTGGCATGAGTCTTGGAAAAGAGGGCCCCTACGTCCACATGGCCGCTTGTGTGGGCAATATCTTGTGTCGAATCTTTTCAAAGTACGATCGAAATGATGGCAAGCGACGAGAGGTTatctcagcagcagccgcCGCAGGAGTAGCTGTTGCCTTTGGCGCGCCTTTGGGCGGAGTATTGTTTGGTTTGGAAGAGGTTTCGTACTTCTTCCCAGCCAAAACATTGTTCCGCACTTTTTTCTGCTGCATTGTTGCCGCTTTATCTCTAAAATTCCTCAACCCATATGGCACACACAAGATTGTCATGTTCGAAGTGAGGTATCTTGTCGACTGGGAATACTTCGAGCTTGTAAGCTTCATATTCGTGGGCGTCATTGGGGGTGCGTTGGGTGCTCTCTTCATCAAGGCCTCCAAGTTTTGGGCACAATCTTTCCGAAAGATCAAATTGATCAAGAAGTACCCCCTACTAGAAGTACTTCTTGTTGCGCTGGTGACCGGATTGATGAGTTACTGGAATTCTTTGACAAAGCTTCCGGTTGCCGAACTGCTCCTCAATCTGGCTTCCCCTTGCGAGGGCTCCAATGTTGATTGGGAAGAGCGAGCCCTCTGCCCTGGTTCTATTGACGAAATCCCCCCTATCCTTTCCCACTTGTTTGTGGCCCTTTTGATCAAGGGTTTCCTGACAGTCATCACATTTGGCATT AAAGTACCTGCTGGTATCTATGTGCCGTCCATGGTTGTCGGTGGTCTGATGGGCCGGATAGTTGGTCACATTGTGCAATGGGCTGTCCTACGTGTCCCGGACTGGGGTATTTGGGGAGATTGCGCTTTCAGTCGAGATGGGTCTTGCATCCAGCCTGGTGTGTACGGTCTTATTGCAGCTGGTGCCACCATGTGTGGTGTGACGAGACTGTCTGTGACACTTGCCGTCATCCTTTTTGAACTTACTGGCAGTCTCGATTACGTCTTGCCATTCTCACTGGCTATTCTCGTGGCCAAATGGACATCGGACGCCATTGAACCAAACAGCATATAT GACCTTCTCACAAGCATGAACTCGTACCCATTCTTGGACAATAAGCATAAACCTATCTTTACGGAGGATCTGGCCGACATTGTACCAAGGATTCGAAAAGAACGAATCATTGACATCACAAACTCGCCAGTAGTACCTGCCACTAGCTTGCGAATCAAGCTTGAGCTCTTGCATAGAGCCGGTGAGCTTGATGGAGGGTTGCCCATTGTGCGGCATGGTATTCTGGTCGGGCTTATACCTGCACCTGATCTTGGATTTGCCCTCGATCAGCTACAAAACGAAGCGACAGACGTTTGCCTGATGGATAGAGTTCCCAGCATCGACGAAGACGACCAATCCCACGATCCCACGGATTTCACACCGTATATCGATCCT GCACCCGTTGCGCTGGATATCAAATCGCCGATGGACTTGGTTTATGAGTTGTTCTCAAAACTGGGACTCCGTTATATCTGCGTGCTGAAAGATGGCAGATATGCTGGAATG ACACACAAGAAGACTTTTGTGAGATACATGCGGGAGCATGAGGATTGA
- a CDS encoding hypothetical protein (BUSCO:31433at5125), producing MVRHKAVLDRPLSNAHQHEASEQDSKRKKYKDYLTTFILRNWDILIDKATQHNMGSEKRKRSGDTTSKPKKKVVIDASPSTTVSSVLRPKHCPPVIATAVGFEVPNNIPFHSYAPKDVAKSKAKQAKSAGEKDFLLHSNAHRTMDYTVKADGARDVKPALNHFLGIYDPKTGKLEVVEAKKMTMRASVRAKQSAAAAAGERDASQTMMQLKTDLGQTFGTKKAKKAIQENVMNAIAPLKKAGEAPTKIDAAARAMLSSVGEVTSTMASREELQAVVDEARPVPIPNLEATEIQDVYDPKRIIGASILELVPIREWQEKVQHKESIQVPSRFVAARVTRVAGNEDAVDRLRVLRYFFFVLLFYLHSKPGKARGTRSIPPRDKLRELLAPAPEAVVESIRRKFSDRGEMRKFHIDLLITHCCVFASIIDNFEVDTQNLRDDLKIDQKTMNGYFHEIGGRVKPVTNKETKATVSLARLALPLNFPKQKHIAPKRR from the exons ATGGTCAGGCACAAGGCGGTGTTGGATCGACCACTATCAAATGCTCACCAACACGAAGCATCAGAACAAGATTCTAAGAGAAAGAAATACAAGGATTACCTGACAACTTTT ATCCTGCGCAATTGGGATATCCTCATCGACAAAGCGACGCAACACAATATGGGTTCAGAAAAGCGCAAGAGAAGCGGAGATACAACCTCCAAGCCAAAAAAGAAGGTCGTCATCGATGCATCTCCCTCGACGACTGTGTCTTCCGTACTCCGACCCAAGCATTGTCCTCCCGTGATTG CTACCGCTGTTGGATTTGAAGTGCCGAACAACATTCCATTCCACTCATATGCGCCCAAAGATGTTGCCAAGTCGAAGGCCAAACAGGCAAAGTCAGCCGGCGAGAAGGACTTCCTGTTGCACTCCAACGCGCACCGAACTATGGACTACACAGTCAAGGCGGATGGAGCTAGAGATGTTAAGCCAGCCCTGAACCACTTCCTCGGAATATACGACCCCAAAACCGGTAAACTCGAGGTGGTTGAGGCAAAGAAGATGACTATGCGGGCATCAGTACGGGCAAAGCAGagcgctgctgctgccgctggcGAGCGCGATGCCAGCCAG ACTATGATGCAACTGAAGACAGACCTTGGTCAAACATTCGGTACCAAGAAGGCGAAGAAGGCGATCCAGGAGAACGTCATGAACGCCATTGCGCCGCTGAAGAAGGCCGGAGAAGCCCCCACAAAGATTGACGCTGCTGCTCGCGCCATGCTCAGTTCCGTCGGAGAGGTCACATCGACCATGGCTTCAAGAGAAGAATTACAAGCGGTTGTGGATGAAGCCAGGCCTGTGCCCATTCCCAACTTGGAAGCGACCGAGATCCAAGACGTTTACGATCCCAAGAGAATCATCGGAGCCAGTATTCTCGAGCTAGTGCCAATTCGAGAATGGCAAGAAAAGGTCCAGCATAAGGAGAGCATTCAGGTGCCTTCACGGTTTGTGGCTGCACGTGTGACCCGAGTGGCAGGCAACGAAGACGCTGTGGACAGACTTCGTGTGCTACgatacttcttcttcgttCTGCTCTTTTACCTTCACTCCAAGCCCGGAAAGGCTCGCGGTACTCGTTCCATACCTCCACGCGACAAGCTCAGGGAACTCCTTGCTCCCGCGCCTGAGGCCGTTGTCGAGAGCATTCGCCGAAAGTTCTCTGACCGAGGCGAGATGCGAAAATTCCACATCGATCTTCTCATTACACATTGCTGTGTATTCGCTAGCATCATCGATAACTTCGAGGTTGATACACAGAACTTGCGTGATGACTTGAAGATCGAtcagaagacgatgaacggCTATTTCCATGAGATCGGTGGCCGTGTCAAGCCTGTGACGAACAAGGAGACCAAGGCCACGGTATCTCTGGCACGATTGGCGCTACCTTTGAACTTCCCCAAGCAGAAGCATATCGCTCCCAAGCGTCGATAA
- a CDS encoding hypothetical protein (TransMembrane:1 (i243-261o)~BUSCO:35997at5125), with protein MAKKRKASGRNNAQSGPKELDTSDARLGPITTYEDVADSEDEYFMNRDQILLDDEPNSKRRRKEDDDIELSDEEVLGYEDSDSEEDEQSHKTKGSKSKHAASDDEEGKDEEEEGDSGWWGASRNDYYNADNIETEADALEEEVEAKRLQQKKLAKMAEEDFIFDGDEWLAEGQDEGEGEDTVTEILKEVEITDDMGPEERYTLLKNRYPEFEPLVKEFQTLQPALPDLQKAAQGLSGQSLEAVKYWVAGCYVAALASYFAILTSPARDNSKVQKTIDPTELRDHEVMETLMSCREAWRKVKDLKSTKSINDDAISDIDDEALMQGMESLDAEVKKTKKSKKSSKQEKAAAEKLARKLEKVKAGEAAVADLYDLPLPGKKSKKAKKAAAIEQDDNSDFGEEDVLDERTAAEKAARKKSLKFYTSQIVQKANKRAGAGRDAGGDMDIPHRERLRDRAARLNAQAEKRGQKASKLGAELGDDSDNDQDATAKEVRDNEDEYYDMVAQKSKKGKEDKAARYAAYAAASKADRVVEKEELGEDGKRKITYAIEKNKGLAPKRSKDVRNPRVKKRKQYEAKQKKLKSMKPTWQGGEPKGGYQGELSGINTAVIKSTRL; from the coding sequence ATGgccaagaaaagaaaggcctCAGGGCGCAACAACGCGCAATCGGGTCCAAAGGAACTCGACACTTCAGATGCTCGACTTGGTCCTATCACCACCTACGAAGATGTTGCCGATTCCGAAGACGAGTACTTCATGAACCGAGATCAAATACTACTTGATGACGAACCCAACTCGAAACGCCGAAGAAAGGAAGACGACGATATCGAGCTATCTGACGAAGAGGTTCTTGGCTATGAGGACTCGGACTCTGAAGAGGACGAACAGTCACACAAGACTAAAGGCTCAAAATCCAAGCATGCCGCCtcagatgatgaagaaggcaaggacgaggaagaggagggtGACTCTGGTTGGTGGGGAGCTTCCCGGAACGACTACTACAATGCCGATAATATCGAAACCGAGGCCGATGCTCTGGAGGAAGAAGTGGAAGCCAAGCGCCTGcagcagaagaagcttgCCAAGATGGCCGAAGAAGATTTCATTTTCGATGGCGATGAATGGCTTGCCGAAGGTCAAGATGAGGGCGAAGGGGAGGACACAGTCACAGAAATCTTAAAGGAGGTCGAAATTACAGATGATATGGGACCTGAGGAACGGTACACACTCCTCAAGAACCGATATCCCGAATTCGAACCTCTTGTCAAAGAGTTCCAGACCCTACAACCTGCTCTCCCGGATCTTCAGAAAGCAGCTCAAGGTCTCTCTGGTCAATCGCTGGAGGCTGTCAAGTACTGGGTTGCTGGCTGCTACGTTGCTGCTCTCGCAAGTTATTTCGCCATCTTGACCTCTCCCGCAAGAGATAATTCCAAGGTACAAAAGACAATTGACCCTACCGAACTACGTGATCACGAGGTCATGGAGACACTGATGAGCTGTCGTGAGGCATGGCGGAAGGTCAAGGATCTCAAGTCAACAAAGAGTATCAACGACGATGCTATCTCAGATATCGATGATGAGGCTCTTATGCAGGGCATGGAGAGTCTAGACGCTGAGGTgaagaagacaaagaagagcaagaagtcTTCCAAGCAAGAAAAGGCTGCCGCTGAGAAATTGGCGCGAAAGCTCGAGAAGGTCAAGGCCGGAGAGGCTGCAGTTGCTGATCTCTACGACCTACCCCTTCCTGGGAAGAAatccaagaaggccaagaaggcgGCCGCCATCGAACAAGATGATAACTCCGACTTTGGTGAGGAGGACGTCCTCGATGAGCGTACCGCAGCTGAGAAGGCTGCCCGCAAGAAGAGTCTCAAGTTCTACACTTCACAAATTGTGCAGAAGGCGAACAAGCGTGCTGGCGCTGGAAGGGATGCTGGTGGTGATATGGATATTCCTCATCGCGAACGCCTCCGTGATCGTGCAGCACGTCTTAACGCTCAGGCTGAGAAGCGTGGACAGAAGGCCTCTAAGCTAGGAGCAGAGTTGGGTGATGACAGCGACAACGACCAAGACGCCACTGCTAAGGAGGTCCGCGATAACGAGGATGAGTACTACGATATGGTCGCACAAAAGtcaaagaagggcaaggaggATAAGGCTGCTCGTTACGCAGCATACGCCGCCGCTAGCAAGGCCGATCGAGTggtagagaaggaagagcTTGGCGAGGATGGCAAGCGCAAGATCACATACGCCatcgagaagaacaagggtcTAGCGCCCAAGCGAAGCAAGGATGTCCGAAACCCGCGTGtcaagaagcgcaagcaGTACGAGGCCAAacagaagaagttgaagagCATGAAGCCCACTTGGCAAGGAGGCGAGCCCAAGGGAGGATACCAAGGAGAGTTGTCCGGTATCAACACAGCTGTTATCAAGAGTACAAGACTATAG